A window from Theropithecus gelada isolate Dixy chromosome 1, Tgel_1.0, whole genome shotgun sequence encodes these proteins:
- the RNF19B gene encoding E3 ubiquitin-protein ligase RNF19B isoform X1 produces the protein MGSEKDSESPRSTSLHAAAPDPKCRNSGRRRRLTFHSVFSASARGRRSRAKPQAEPPPPAAPPPPAPAPAAAQAPPPEALPAEPAAEAEVEAAAAAAAAEPGFDDEEAAEGGGPGAEEVECPLCLVRLPPELAPRLLSCPHRSCRDCLRHYLRLEISESRVPISCPECSERLNPHDIRLLLADPPLMHKYEEFMLRRYLASDPDCRWCPAPDCGYAVIAYGCASCPKLTCEREGCQTEFCYHCKQIWHPNQTCDMARQQRAQSLRVRTKHTSGLSYGQESGPADDIKPCPRCSAYIIKMNDGSCNHMTCAVCGCEFCWLCMKEISDLHYLSPSGCTFWGKKPWSRKKKILWQLGTLIGAPVGISLIAGIAIPAMVIGIPVYVGRKIHSRYEGRKTSKHKRNLAITGGVTLSVIASPVIAAVSVGIGVPIMLAYVYGVVPISLCRGGGCGVSTANGKGVKIEFDEDDGPITVADAWRALKNPSIGESSIEGLTSVLSTSGSPTDGLSVMQGPYSETASFAALSGGTLSGGILSSGKGKYSRLEVQADVQKEIFPKDTASLGAISDNASTRAMAGSIISSYNPQDRECNNMEIQVDIEAKPSHYQLVSGSSTEDSLHVHAQMAENEEEGSGGGGSEEDPPCRHQSCEQKDCLASKPWDISLAQPESIRSDLESSDTQSDDVPDITSDECGSPRSHTAACPSTPRAQGAPSPSAHMNLSALAEGQTVLKPEGGEARV, from the exons ATGGGCTCCGAAAAGGACTCCGAGTCGCCGCGCTCCACATCCCTACATGCGGCCGCGCCAGACCCCAAGTGCCGCAACAGCGGCCGGCGCCGGCGCCTCACCTTCCACAGCGTCTTCTCCGCCTCGGCCCGCGGTCGCCGCTCCCGGGCCAAGCCGCAGGCCGAGCCGCCGCCCCCagccgcgccgccgccgcccgccccgGCCCCTGCCGCGGCCCAGGCCCCGCCGCCCGAGGCGCTGCCCGCCGAGCCGGCCGCCGAGGCCGAGGTGGaggccgcggcggcggcggcggcggcggagccGGGGTTCGACGATGAGGAGGCGGCGGAGGGCGGCGGCCCAGGCGCGGAGGAGGTGGAGTGCCCGCTGTGCCTGGTGCGGCTGCCGCCCGAGCTGGCCCCGCGCCTCCTCAGCTGTCCGCACCGCTCGTGCCGGGACTGCCTCCGCCACTACCTGCGCCTGGAGATAAGCGAGAGCAGGGTGCCCATCAGCTGCCCCGAGTGCAGCGAGCGACTCAACCCGCACGACATCCGTTTGCTGCTCGCCGACCCGCCGCTTATGCACAAGTACGAGGAGTTCATGCTGCGTCGCTACCTAGCCTCGGACCCCGACTGCCGCTGGTGCCCGGCCCCGGACTGCGG TTATGCTGTTATTGCCTATGGCTGTGCCAGCTGCCCGAAGCTAACTTGTGAGAGGGAAGGTTGCCAGACTGAGTTCTGCTACCACTGCAAGCAGATATGGCATCCAAATCAGACATGCGATATGGCCCGTCAACAGAGGGCCCAGAGTTTACGAGTTCGGACCAAACATACTTCAGGTCTAAGTTATGGGCAAGAATCTGGACCAG CAGATGACATCAAGCCATGCCCACGATGCAGTGCTTATATTATCAAGATGAATGATGGAAGCTGTAATCACATGACCTGTGCAGTGTGTGGCTGTGAATTCTGCTGGCTTTGTATGAAAGAGATCTCAGACTTGCATTACCTCAG CCCCTCTGGCTGTACGTTCTGGGGCAAGAAGCCATGGAGCCGTAAGAAGAAAATTCTTTGGCAGCTGGGCACGTTGATTGGTGCTCCAGTGGGGATTTCTCTCATTGCTGGCATTGCCATTCCTGCCATGGTCATTGGCATTCCTGTTTATGTTGGAAGGAAG aTTCACAGCAGGTATGAGGGAAGGAAAACCTCCAAACACAAGAGGAATTTGGCTATCACTGGAGGAGTGACTTTGTCTGTCATTGCATCCCCAGTTATTGCTGCAGTTAGTGTTG GTATTGGTGTCCCCATTATGCTGGCATATGTCTATGGGGTTGTGCCCATTTCTCTTTGTCGTGGAGGTGGCTGTGGAGTTAGCACAGCCAACGGAAAAGGAGTGAAAATTGAATTTGATGAAGATGATGGTCCAATCACAG TGGCAGATGCCTGGAGAGCCCTCAAGAATCCCAGCATTGGGGAAAGCAGCATTGAAGGCCTGACTAGTGTATTGAGCACTAGTGGAAGCCCTACAGATGGACTCAGTGTTATGCAAGGTCCTTACAGCGAAACAGCCAGCTTTGCAGCCCTCTCAGGGGGCACGCTAAGTGGCGGCATTCTCTCCAGTGGCAAGGGAAAATACAGCAG GTTAGAAGTTCAAGCCGATGTCCAAAAGGAAATTTTCCCCAAAGACACAGCCAGTCTTGGTGCAATTAGTGACAACGCAAGCACTCGTGCTATGGCCGGTTCCATAATCAGTTCCTACAACCCACAGGACAG AGAATGCAACAATATGGAAATCCAAGTGGACATTGAAGCCAAACCAAGCCACTATCAGCTGGTGAGTGGAAGCAGCACGGAGGACTCGCTCCATGTTCATGCTCAGATGGCAGAGAATGAAGAAGAAGGTAGTGGTGGCGGAGGCAGTGAAGAGGATCCCCCCTGCAGACACCAAAGCTGTGAACAGAAAGACTGCCTGGCCAGCAAACCTTGGGACATCAGCCTGGCCCAGCCTGAAAGCATCCGCAGTGACCTAGAGAGCTCTGATACACAGTCAGACGATGTGCCAGACATCACTTCAGATGAGTGTGGCTCCCCCCGCTCCCATACTGCAGCCTGCCCCTCGACCCCCAGAGCCCAAGGTGCACCGAGCCCAAGTGCCCATATGAACCTCTCTGCCCTAGCCGAGGGACAAACTGTCTTGAAGCCAGAAGGTGGAGAAGCCAGAGTATGA
- the RNF19B gene encoding E3 ubiquitin-protein ligase RNF19B isoform X2: MGSEKDSESPRSTSLHAAAPDPKCRNSGRRRRLTFHSVFSASARGRRSRAKPQAEPPPPAAPPPPAPAPAAAQAPPPEALPAEPAAEAEVEAAAAAAAAEPGFDDEEAAEGGGPGAEEVECPLCLVRLPPELAPRLLSCPHRSCRDCLRHYLRLEISESRVPISCPECSERLNPHDIRLLLADPPLMHKYEEFMLRRYLASDPDCRWCPAPDCGYAVIAYGCASCPKLTCEREGCQTEFCYHCKQIWHPNQTCDMARQQRAQSLRVRTKHTSGLSYGQESGPDDIKPCPRCSAYIIKMNDGSCNHMTCAVCGCEFCWLCMKEISDLHYLSPSGCTFWGKKPWSRKKKILWQLGTLIGAPVGISLIAGIAIPAMVIGIPVYVGRKIHSRYEGRKTSKHKRNLAITGGVTLSVIASPVIAAVSVGIGVPIMLAYVYGVVPISLCRGGGCGVSTANGKGVKIEFDEDDGPITVADAWRALKNPSIGESSIEGLTSVLSTSGSPTDGLSVMQGPYSETASFAALSGGTLSGGILSSGKGKYSRLEVQADVQKEIFPKDTASLGAISDNASTRAMAGSIISSYNPQDRECNNMEIQVDIEAKPSHYQLVSGSSTEDSLHVHAQMAENEEEGSGGGGSEEDPPCRHQSCEQKDCLASKPWDISLAQPESIRSDLESSDTQSDDVPDITSDECGSPRSHTAACPSTPRAQGAPSPSAHMNLSALAEGQTVLKPEGGEARV, translated from the exons ATGGGCTCCGAAAAGGACTCCGAGTCGCCGCGCTCCACATCCCTACATGCGGCCGCGCCAGACCCCAAGTGCCGCAACAGCGGCCGGCGCCGGCGCCTCACCTTCCACAGCGTCTTCTCCGCCTCGGCCCGCGGTCGCCGCTCCCGGGCCAAGCCGCAGGCCGAGCCGCCGCCCCCagccgcgccgccgccgcccgccccgGCCCCTGCCGCGGCCCAGGCCCCGCCGCCCGAGGCGCTGCCCGCCGAGCCGGCCGCCGAGGCCGAGGTGGaggccgcggcggcggcggcggcggcggagccGGGGTTCGACGATGAGGAGGCGGCGGAGGGCGGCGGCCCAGGCGCGGAGGAGGTGGAGTGCCCGCTGTGCCTGGTGCGGCTGCCGCCCGAGCTGGCCCCGCGCCTCCTCAGCTGTCCGCACCGCTCGTGCCGGGACTGCCTCCGCCACTACCTGCGCCTGGAGATAAGCGAGAGCAGGGTGCCCATCAGCTGCCCCGAGTGCAGCGAGCGACTCAACCCGCACGACATCCGTTTGCTGCTCGCCGACCCGCCGCTTATGCACAAGTACGAGGAGTTCATGCTGCGTCGCTACCTAGCCTCGGACCCCGACTGCCGCTGGTGCCCGGCCCCGGACTGCGG TTATGCTGTTATTGCCTATGGCTGTGCCAGCTGCCCGAAGCTAACTTGTGAGAGGGAAGGTTGCCAGACTGAGTTCTGCTACCACTGCAAGCAGATATGGCATCCAAATCAGACATGCGATATGGCCCGTCAACAGAGGGCCCAGAGTTTACGAGTTCGGACCAAACATACTTCAGGTCTAAGTTATGGGCAAGAATCTGGACCAG ATGACATCAAGCCATGCCCACGATGCAGTGCTTATATTATCAAGATGAATGATGGAAGCTGTAATCACATGACCTGTGCAGTGTGTGGCTGTGAATTCTGCTGGCTTTGTATGAAAGAGATCTCAGACTTGCATTACCTCAG CCCCTCTGGCTGTACGTTCTGGGGCAAGAAGCCATGGAGCCGTAAGAAGAAAATTCTTTGGCAGCTGGGCACGTTGATTGGTGCTCCAGTGGGGATTTCTCTCATTGCTGGCATTGCCATTCCTGCCATGGTCATTGGCATTCCTGTTTATGTTGGAAGGAAG aTTCACAGCAGGTATGAGGGAAGGAAAACCTCCAAACACAAGAGGAATTTGGCTATCACTGGAGGAGTGACTTTGTCTGTCATTGCATCCCCAGTTATTGCTGCAGTTAGTGTTG GTATTGGTGTCCCCATTATGCTGGCATATGTCTATGGGGTTGTGCCCATTTCTCTTTGTCGTGGAGGTGGCTGTGGAGTTAGCACAGCCAACGGAAAAGGAGTGAAAATTGAATTTGATGAAGATGATGGTCCAATCACAG TGGCAGATGCCTGGAGAGCCCTCAAGAATCCCAGCATTGGGGAAAGCAGCATTGAAGGCCTGACTAGTGTATTGAGCACTAGTGGAAGCCCTACAGATGGACTCAGTGTTATGCAAGGTCCTTACAGCGAAACAGCCAGCTTTGCAGCCCTCTCAGGGGGCACGCTAAGTGGCGGCATTCTCTCCAGTGGCAAGGGAAAATACAGCAG GTTAGAAGTTCAAGCCGATGTCCAAAAGGAAATTTTCCCCAAAGACACAGCCAGTCTTGGTGCAATTAGTGACAACGCAAGCACTCGTGCTATGGCCGGTTCCATAATCAGTTCCTACAACCCACAGGACAG AGAATGCAACAATATGGAAATCCAAGTGGACATTGAAGCCAAACCAAGCCACTATCAGCTGGTGAGTGGAAGCAGCACGGAGGACTCGCTCCATGTTCATGCTCAGATGGCAGAGAATGAAGAAGAAGGTAGTGGTGGCGGAGGCAGTGAAGAGGATCCCCCCTGCAGACACCAAAGCTGTGAACAGAAAGACTGCCTGGCCAGCAAACCTTGGGACATCAGCCTGGCCCAGCCTGAAAGCATCCGCAGTGACCTAGAGAGCTCTGATACACAGTCAGACGATGTGCCAGACATCACTTCAGATGAGTGTGGCTCCCCCCGCTCCCATACTGCAGCCTGCCCCTCGACCCCCAGAGCCCAAGGTGCACCGAGCCCAAGTGCCCATATGAACCTCTCTGCCCTAGCCGAGGGACAAACTGTCTTGAAGCCAGAAGGTGGAGAAGCCAGAGTATGA
- the RNF19B gene encoding E3 ubiquitin-protein ligase RNF19B isoform X3 produces MGSEKDSESPRSTSLHAAAPDPKCRNSGRRRRLTFHSVFSASARGRRSRAKPQAEPPPPAAPPPPAPAPAAAQAPPPEALPAEPAAEAEVEAAAAAAAAEPGFDDEEAAEGGGPGAEEVECPLCLVRLPPELAPRLLSCPHRSCRDCLRHYLRLEISESRVPISCPECSERLNPHDIRLLLADPPLMHKYEEFMLRRYLASDPDCRWCPAPDCGYAVIAYGCASCPKLTCEREGCQTEFCYHCKQIWHPNQTCDMARQQRAQSLRVRTKHTSGLSYGQESGPDDIKPCPRCSAYIIKMNDGSCNHMTCAVCGCEFCWLCMKEISDLHYLSPSGCTFWGKKPWSRKKKILWQLGTLIGAPVGISLIAGIAIPAMVIGIPVYVGRKIHSRYEGRKTSKHKRNLAITGGVTLSVIASPVIAAVSVGIGVPIMLAYVYGVVPISLCRGGGCGVSTANGKGVKIEFDEDDGPITVADAWRALKNPSIGESSIEGLTSVLSTSGSPTDGLSVMQGPYSETASFAALSGGTLSGGILSSGKGKYSRLEVQADVQKEIFPKDTASLGAISDNASTRAMAGSIISSYNPQDRFSMTHA; encoded by the exons ATGGGCTCCGAAAAGGACTCCGAGTCGCCGCGCTCCACATCCCTACATGCGGCCGCGCCAGACCCCAAGTGCCGCAACAGCGGCCGGCGCCGGCGCCTCACCTTCCACAGCGTCTTCTCCGCCTCGGCCCGCGGTCGCCGCTCCCGGGCCAAGCCGCAGGCCGAGCCGCCGCCCCCagccgcgccgccgccgcccgccccgGCCCCTGCCGCGGCCCAGGCCCCGCCGCCCGAGGCGCTGCCCGCCGAGCCGGCCGCCGAGGCCGAGGTGGaggccgcggcggcggcggcggcggcggagccGGGGTTCGACGATGAGGAGGCGGCGGAGGGCGGCGGCCCAGGCGCGGAGGAGGTGGAGTGCCCGCTGTGCCTGGTGCGGCTGCCGCCCGAGCTGGCCCCGCGCCTCCTCAGCTGTCCGCACCGCTCGTGCCGGGACTGCCTCCGCCACTACCTGCGCCTGGAGATAAGCGAGAGCAGGGTGCCCATCAGCTGCCCCGAGTGCAGCGAGCGACTCAACCCGCACGACATCCGTTTGCTGCTCGCCGACCCGCCGCTTATGCACAAGTACGAGGAGTTCATGCTGCGTCGCTACCTAGCCTCGGACCCCGACTGCCGCTGGTGCCCGGCCCCGGACTGCGG TTATGCTGTTATTGCCTATGGCTGTGCCAGCTGCCCGAAGCTAACTTGTGAGAGGGAAGGTTGCCAGACTGAGTTCTGCTACCACTGCAAGCAGATATGGCATCCAAATCAGACATGCGATATGGCCCGTCAACAGAGGGCCCAGAGTTTACGAGTTCGGACCAAACATACTTCAGGTCTAAGTTATGGGCAAGAATCTGGACCAG ATGACATCAAGCCATGCCCACGATGCAGTGCTTATATTATCAAGATGAATGATGGAAGCTGTAATCACATGACCTGTGCAGTGTGTGGCTGTGAATTCTGCTGGCTTTGTATGAAAGAGATCTCAGACTTGCATTACCTCAG CCCCTCTGGCTGTACGTTCTGGGGCAAGAAGCCATGGAGCCGTAAGAAGAAAATTCTTTGGCAGCTGGGCACGTTGATTGGTGCTCCAGTGGGGATTTCTCTCATTGCTGGCATTGCCATTCCTGCCATGGTCATTGGCATTCCTGTTTATGTTGGAAGGAAG aTTCACAGCAGGTATGAGGGAAGGAAAACCTCCAAACACAAGAGGAATTTGGCTATCACTGGAGGAGTGACTTTGTCTGTCATTGCATCCCCAGTTATTGCTGCAGTTAGTGTTG GTATTGGTGTCCCCATTATGCTGGCATATGTCTATGGGGTTGTGCCCATTTCTCTTTGTCGTGGAGGTGGCTGTGGAGTTAGCACAGCCAACGGAAAAGGAGTGAAAATTGAATTTGATGAAGATGATGGTCCAATCACAG TGGCAGATGCCTGGAGAGCCCTCAAGAATCCCAGCATTGGGGAAAGCAGCATTGAAGGCCTGACTAGTGTATTGAGCACTAGTGGAAGCCCTACAGATGGACTCAGTGTTATGCAAGGTCCTTACAGCGAAACAGCCAGCTTTGCAGCCCTCTCAGGGGGCACGCTAAGTGGCGGCATTCTCTCCAGTGGCAAGGGAAAATACAGCAG GTTAGAAGTTCAAGCCGATGTCCAAAAGGAAATTTTCCCCAAAGACACAGCCAGTCTTGGTGCAATTAGTGACAACGCAAGCACTCGTGCTATGGCCGGTTCCATAATCAGTTCCTACAACCCACAGGACAG GTTTAGCATGACCCATGCATGA